The genomic interval TCAGCCTTGCGGCCTCGATGGCAGGGGCGATGATCCTCCCTTCCTCGTCCCCGAACATGCCGGACTCCCCGGCGTGGGGATTGAGGCCGGCTACCGCGATGCGAGGCCGATCCATTCCGAAATCCCTTACGAGGGCCTCATGTGTGATCTCGATGGTCTCACGTACACGATCAACACTGATCAGGGAGGGGACCTCGCGAATGGGGCAGTGGATCGTGACAAGGACCACCCGAAGACTCGAACCCGCAAGCATCATGGCAAAACGTCGCGATCCGGTCTTCTCCGCAAGCACCTCAGTGTGTCCAGGATACGCTATACCGGCGAGACGGAAACCGAGCTTGCTAAGCGGTGCGGTGACGATCCCAGAAAGGACCCCTGCACGGGCGAGTTCGATTCCTCGCTCCAGATAGGCGAAAGAGGCCGTGCCTGTCTCAGGACTCGGCTTCCCAATGCATATTTTGTCGATATCAAGAGTGGTTACAGGCAATACATGAATTGCATTGTCTGATAACTGCCCTCCTGCCTTCCACTCCCGGATCTCTTCTTCAATGCCCGTTATTCGGGCCGCACGGCGAATCGCCCCCACGTCCCCGATCACGACGACATTTGACCGGGGAAAAGGCTGCTCCTTTCTGGAAAGGGCCTTCACTATGATCTCGGGCCCGACACCCGCAGGGCAGCCCATGGTGATCCCGAGCGGAGGAAGGGATCCCCTACTCGTCTCGAATGAGGAGGACTTCATCCTTGCCATCGATCTCGTTCAAATAGACGTTGACGTGTTCATTGGCAGAGGTCTGAAGGGTGAGACCCGAAAAATCCGCCCGTATAGGAAGCTCACGCCTGCCCCGGTCCACGAGGACCGCGAGCTGGATCTTGCGAGGACGTCCCAGGTCCATGATGGCATCAAGGGCTGCCCTTACCGTCCTGCCGGTGTAGAGTACGTCGTCCACGAGGACAACGGTCCTGTCGTCAACAGGAAAGGGGATCTCGGTCTTGCGGACGATGGGGTGCTGATTGAGCCTGCTCCAGTCGTCCCGGTAGAGGGTGATGTCAAGGACCCCCATTTTGGGAATTTCCCCTTCGATGGCAGCGATACGCTGTTGGAGACGTTCTGCAAGCGGGACTCCACCCGTACGGATTCCGATGAGGCAGAGATTCCCCACGCCCTTGTTCGCCTCGACGATCTCATGGGCCATGCGCGTTATGGCACGATCCATTTCCTTGATATTCATGACGGTCTTTTGCATATGGGCTACACCCCTTAAACCGGGTCTCGTTGAGAAAACCCCGCTTATTTGTTAAATAGATCCTTCTCTTTCTACCTTTTGTCAATGTGCGAGGGAACACGTCATCCCTC from Deltaproteobacteria bacterium carries:
- the pdxA gene encoding 4-hydroxythreonine-4-phosphate dehydrogenase PdxA; protein product: MKSSSFETSRGSLPPLGITMGCPAGVGPEIIVKALSRKEQPFPRSNVVVIGDVGAIRRAARITGIEEEIREWKAGGQLSDNAIHVLPVTTLDIDKICIGKPSPETGTASFAYLERGIELARAGVLSGIVTAPLSKLGFRLAGIAYPGHTEVLAEKTGSRRFAMMLAGSSLRVVLVTIHCPIREVPSLISVDRVRETIEITHEALVRDFGMDRPRIAVAGLNPHAGESGMFGDEEGRIIAPAIEAARLSGCEASGPHPPDTVFHRAVHGHYDAVVCQYHDQGLIPFKLLHFRDGVNVTLGLPIVRTSVDHGTAYDIAGTGKADPESLCAAIGLAFSIARNRSCGRCPHEGNGR
- the pyrR gene encoding bifunctional pyr operon transcriptional regulator/uracil phosphoribosyltransferase PyrR, with protein sequence MQKTVMNIKEMDRAITRMAHEIVEANKGVGNLCLIGIRTGGVPLAERLQQRIAAIEGEIPKMGVLDITLYRDDWSRLNQHPIVRKTEIPFPVDDRTVVLVDDVLYTGRTVRAALDAIMDLGRPRKIQLAVLVDRGRRELPIRADFSGLTLQTSANEHVNVYLNEIDGKDEVLLIRDE